In Campylobacter sp. 2014D-0216, the following proteins share a genomic window:
- the fabD gene encoding ACP S-malonyltransferase → MNTAFIFPGQGSQSVGMGLSFYENSSKAKELLERASEYCKIDFKHLLFEENENLNKSEFTQMAIVLNSLMAYEALKEQTDLCPKYSLGHSLGEFSALATQGAFDFLDVIMLVNKRGQFMQEDCSKIEAGMMVVLGLEDQVVEELCQKALNDGKNIFAANYNCDGQIVVAGLKPDLASYENEFKNAGAKRAMLLNMSVASHCPLLKNASMRLSRELELVLKDEFKSVVSNVNAKVYNDKSQALTLLSDQLVKPVLYKQSIKAIDDEVDFYIEFGASVLKGLNKKITTKETYALSKIEDIEEILKVVK, encoded by the coding sequence ATGAATACTGCATTTATTTTTCCAGGCCAAGGCTCTCAAAGCGTTGGCATGGGTCTTAGTTTTTACGAAAATTCATCTAAAGCAAAAGAACTACTTGAGCGTGCAAGCGAATACTGCAAGATAGATTTTAAACATTTGCTTTTTGAAGAGAATGAAAATTTAAATAAAAGTGAATTTACACAAATGGCTATTGTGTTAAATTCGCTTATGGCTTATGAAGCATTAAAAGAGCAAACAGATCTTTGTCCAAAATATAGCCTAGGACATTCTTTGGGTGAATTTAGTGCTTTGGCAACTCAAGGGGCATTTGATTTTTTAGATGTAATCATGCTTGTAAATAAACGTGGTCAGTTTATGCAAGAAGATTGTTCTAAAATTGAAGCAGGTATGATGGTGGTTTTGGGTTTAGAAGATCAAGTGGTGGAAGAACTTTGCCAAAAGGCATTAAACGATGGTAAAAATATTTTTGCCGCCAATTACAACTGCGATGGACAAATAGTTGTTGCAGGTTTAAAACCAGATCTAGCTTCTTATGAAAATGAATTTAAAAATGCTGGAGCAAAACGAGCCATGTTGTTAAATATGAGCGTGGCAAGCCATTGTCCGCTATTAAAAAATGCTTCCATGAGGCTTTCAAGAGAACTAGAGCTTGTCTTAAAAGATGAGTTTAAAAGTGTAGTTTCGAATGTGAATGCTAAAGTATATAATGATAAAAGTCAAGCTTTGACACTTTTAAGCGATCAGCTTGTTAAGCCTGTTCTTTATAAGCAAAGTATTAAAGCTATTGATGATGAAGTAGATTTTTATATTGAATTTGGCGCGAGTGTGTTAAAAGGTTTAAATAAAAAAATCACTACAAAAGAAACTTATGCATTAAGTAAAATAGAAGATATCGAAGAAATTTTAAAGGTTGTTAAATGA
- a CDS encoding 5'-methylthioadenosine/adenosylhomocysteine nucleosidase, whose amino-acid sequence MKIAILGAMPEEITPLLETLKEYQTVEYANNTYYLAKYNEHELVIAYSKIGKVNSTLSATIMIEKFKAELLLFTGVAGAFNPSLEIGDLIYATKLAQYDLDITAFGHPLGYVPGNEIFIPTDEKLNHLALDVAKELGIKIQPGVIATGDEFICDENKKAKIREIFNADACEMEGASVALVCDALKIPCLILRSMSDKAGEKAEFDFDEFVEKSAKISANFVLKICEKL is encoded by the coding sequence ATGAAGATAGCTATTTTAGGTGCTATGCCTGAGGAAATAACTCCTTTACTGGAAACACTAAAAGAATATCAAACTGTAGAATATGCAAACAACACCTACTATCTTGCAAAGTATAATGAGCATGAGTTGGTTATAGCTTATTCTAAAATCGGAAAAGTTAATTCAACTCTTAGTGCGACTATTATGATTGAAAAATTTAAAGCAGAACTTTTACTTTTCACAGGTGTAGCAGGTGCTTTTAATCCTAGTTTGGAAATAGGTGACTTGATTTATGCTACAAAATTAGCACAGTATGATTTAGATATTACCGCTTTTGGGCATCCACTTGGATATGTTCCAGGAAATGAAATTTTTATTCCAACTGATGAAAAGTTAAACCATCTTGCCTTAGATGTTGCCAAAGAGCTTGGTATAAAAATTCAACCTGGTGTAATTGCTACGGGTGATGAGTTTATTTGTGATGAAAATAAAAAAGCAAAAATTAGAGAAATTTTTAACGCAGATGCTTGCGAAATGGAAGGAGCAAGCGTGGCTTTAGTATGTGATGCTTTAAAGATCCCATGCTTGATTTTAAGATCAATGAGTGATAAAGCAGGCGAGAAAGCTGAATTTGATTTTGATGAATTTGTGGAAAAATCAGCAAAAATTTCAGCTAATTTTGTATTGAAAATTTGTGAGAAACTATGA
- a CDS encoding ATP-binding protein produces the protein MINLSKKLIREVAKANAKFSLINDNDKVLLGLSGGKDSLALAHLLKRMQAHAPFKFELKAVTLSYGMGEDYTRLHNHCKEHGIDHEVIDSNIYEISGDTIRKNSSFCSYFSRMRRGALYTYALENGFNKLAIGHHLDDAVESFFMNFIYNGALRSLAPKYKSKRGVEVIRPLIFVRERQLRENAIANELEVIGNEFCPGMKLSEKNVKFPHAREEAKQLLANLEKDNPKLFTSLKTAFENIHTNSFFMVKDND, from the coding sequence ATGATTAACCTCAGTAAAAAGCTCATCAGGGAAGTGGCAAAGGCCAATGCTAAATTTTCTTTGATCAATGACAATGACAAGGTTTTGTTGGGCTTAAGTGGTGGAAAAGATTCACTTGCTTTGGCGCACCTTCTTAAACGTATGCAAGCACATGCGCCTTTTAAATTTGAGCTTAAAGCTGTGACTTTGAGCTATGGAATGGGCGAAGATTATACTAGACTTCATAATCATTGTAAAGAACATGGTATTGATCATGAAGTGATTGACTCTAATATTTATGAAATATCAGGCGACACTATTAGAAAAAATTCGAGTTTTTGCAGTTATTTTTCAAGAATGAGACGTGGTGCTTTGTATACCTATGCTTTGGAAAATGGTTTTAATAAGCTAGCTATAGGTCATCATTTAGATGATGCTGTAGAAAGCTTTTTTATGAATTTTATTTACAATGGTGCTCTTAGAAGTTTAGCGCCAAAATATAAAAGCAAAAGAGGCGTAGAAGTTATTCGCCCTTTGATTTTTGTAAGAGAAAGACAATTAAGAGAAAATGCTATTGCTAATGAGCTTGAAGTCATTGGTAATGAATTTTGCCCTGGTATGAAATTAAGTGAAAAAAATGTTAAATTTCCACATGCTAGAGAAGAGGCGAAGCAACTTTTAGCTAATTTAGAAAAAGACAATCCAAAATTATTTACAAGTCTAAAAACCGCGTTTGAAAATATTCATACAAATAGTTTTTTCATGGTTAAGGACAATGACTAA
- a CDS encoding cysteine hydrolase family protein gives MTKLLVVVDYQNDFIDGSLGFEEATKIKENILKLLKNHQDDVVFTFDTHDENYLKTQEGKNIPICHCIKDSFGWKMPSEFDIYLKNAKKIFHKNTFGSLEFANFLKENHYDSIEFCGLVSHICVFSNIILALSATPNSKLILHKNATASFSKELEQSAYDILKAYGIELL, from the coding sequence ATGACTAAGCTCTTGGTGGTTGTTGACTATCAAAATGATTTTATCGATGGTAGCTTGGGTTTTGAAGAAGCTACCAAGATAAAAGAAAACATTCTCAAGCTTTTAAAAAATCATCAAGATGATGTGGTTTTTACTTTTGATACTCATGATGAAAATTATTTAAAAACCCAAGAGGGCAAAAATATCCCTATTTGCCACTGTATTAAAGATAGTTTTGGCTGGAAAATGCCAAGCGAATTTGATATATATTTAAAAAATGCAAAAAAAATTTTTCATAAAAACACCTTTGGTAGTTTAGAATTTGCGAATTTTTTAAAAGAAAACCATTACGATAGTATAGAATTTTGTGGTTTAGTTTCGCATATTTGCGTTTTTAGCAATATTATTTTAGCATTAAGTGCTACACCTAATTCTAAACTTATCTTACACAAAAATGCCACAGCAAGCTTTAGTAAAGAATTAGAGCAAAGTGCTTATGATATTTTAAAAGCTTATGGTATAGAACTTCTTTAA
- the recO gene encoding recombination protein RecO, translating to MQGYILHTQSVKDEDLIVYLLSPKKVIKSYRFYGMRHSNILSGYKIDFELEESTRFLPRLKDVLHVGFSWILDREKMFFWQEFIRLFYWHLKEVETVDSFYFELLEECARRFEKQDCKRVIVDAYLKLLSFEGRLHQIFTCFVCDESIQEDVVLVRAFLPAHRKCAFGYEFKAKDLSYFYNNFNSSHFSDEYIDNLYKIIKEGF from the coding sequence ATGCAAGGGTATATTTTACATACTCAAAGTGTAAAAGATGAAGATTTGATTGTTTATCTTTTAAGTCCAAAAAAAGTCATCAAAAGTTATAGATTTTATGGAATGAGACATTCAAATATCTTAAGTGGCTACAAGATAGATTTTGAACTTGAAGAAAGTACAAGATTTTTACCACGGCTAAAAGATGTCTTGCATGTGGGTTTTTCTTGGATTTTAGATAGAGAAAAAATGTTCTTTTGGCAAGAGTTTATAAGGCTTTTTTATTGGCATTTAAAAGAAGTGGAAACTGTTGATAGTTTTTATTTTGAACTTTTAGAAGAATGTGCTAGACGTTTTGAAAAACAAGATTGCAAGCGGGTTATTGTAGATGCTTATTTAAAACTTTTAAGCTTTGAAGGACGTTTGCATCAAATTTTCACTTGTTTTGTTTGCGATGAGAGTATACAAGAAGATGTTGTCTTAGTAAGAGCTTTTTTGCCAGCTCATAGAAAATGCGCTTTTGGTTATGAATTTAAAGCTAAGGATTTGTCTTATTTTTATAACAATTTTAATTCATCGCATTTTAGCGATGAATATATTGATAATTTATATAAAATCATCAAAGAGGGTTTTTAA
- a CDS encoding tRNA dihydrouridine synthase, with the protein MIDFSKKPLFLAPMAGFSDLPLRNLVKQFGADVTISEMISSNALVYESTKTLKMLERAELENPYIVQIAGSDEGVIQKAVEILNRFDFIDGIDFNCGCPVNKVIKQCAGSALLQDLDKLQRILELIKKISNKKLTSVKVRLGFDKKDPIAIAKACENAGVDFISMHGRTRKQMYSGNADYEAIAMAKENIKIPLVANGDISEANANDVFKITQCDALMIGRASVGKPWIFYEIKHGRKIDKTMKNKIIFTHFEEMLKHYKDQGVSIFRKHLHEYSKGYEDASNFRDQVNRINDADTMREYIQNFFNKE; encoded by the coding sequence ATGATTGATTTTAGCAAAAAACCTTTATTTTTAGCACCTATGGCAGGGTTTTCTGATCTGCCTTTAAGAAATTTAGTCAAACAATTTGGTGCTGATGTGACCATTAGTGAGATGATTAGCTCTAATGCTTTAGTATATGAAAGTACAAAAACCCTTAAAATGCTAGAAAGAGCAGAACTTGAAAATCCTTACATTGTCCAAATAGCAGGTTCTGATGAGGGCGTGATCCAAAAGGCTGTAGAAATTTTAAACCGTTTTGATTTTATTGATGGAATTGATTTTAACTGTGGCTGTCCTGTTAATAAAGTCATTAAACAATGCGCAGGTAGTGCTCTACTGCAAGATCTTGATAAACTACAAAGGATTTTAGAACTCATAAAAAAAATCAGCAACAAAAAGCTAACTAGTGTTAAAGTGAGATTGGGTTTTGACAAAAAAGATCCCATTGCTATCGCAAAAGCATGCGAAAATGCAGGAGTAGATTTTATCAGCATGCATGGTCGCACTAGAAAACAAATGTATAGTGGTAATGCTGATTATGAAGCAATAGCCATGGCTAAAGAAAATATCAAAATTCCTTTGGTTGCAAATGGTGATATCAGTGAAGCAAATGCCAATGACGTGTTTAAAATCACCCAATGCGATGCCTTAATGATAGGTCGCGCAAGCGTAGGAAAGCCGTGGATATTTTATGAGATCAAACATGGTAGAAAAATCGATAAAACCATGAAAAATAAAATCATCTTTACGCACTTTGAAGAAATGCTAAAACACTATAAAGATCAAGGTGTTAGTATTTTTAGAAAACATCTACACGAATACTCTAAAGGCTATGAAGATGCATCTAATTTTAGAGATCAAGTAAACCGTATCAATGATGCTGATACCATGAGAGAATATATTCAAAATTTTTTCAATAAGGAATGA
- the dksA gene encoding RNA polymerase-binding protein DksA — MQELNLEEFKNILIQRQKEILNQLQGNIDNIHNLQDSEPRDEVDLQQIDNSSHIDFKINENLKAELDEIKHSLSKIDDNTYGICEYCEENIHPERLKIKPHAKYCINCRENLEKRKEL; from the coding sequence ATGCAAGAATTAAATCTTGAAGAATTTAAAAATATTTTAATCCAAAGACAAAAAGAAATTTTAAACCAACTTCAAGGTAACATAGACAATATACACAATCTACAAGATAGTGAACCTAGAGATGAAGTTGATCTACAACAAATCGACAATAGCTCACATATTGATTTTAAAATCAATGAAAATTTAAAAGCTGAATTAGATGAAATTAAACATTCATTAAGCAAAATAGATGACAATACTTACGGAATTTGTGAATATTGCGAGGAAAATATCCACCCTGAAAGGCTGAAAATAAAACCTCATGCAAAATATTGTATAAATTGCCGTGAAAACCTAGAAAAAAGGAAAGAGCTATGA
- a CDS encoding 23S rRNA (pseudouridine(1915)-N(3))-methyltransferase RlmH, giving the protein MQVNVLSIQKNNNDEFSKINENYTKLIKKFCNFNDICIFNNKIALAQNTNALEAKKSYTNALNPYKKGFCIALDEKGKNLTSIEFAKLLQDKNEISFFIGGAYGFEREFITQMHTSIALSKMTLVHKFAKTMLLEQIYRAFCINTNHPYHK; this is encoded by the coding sequence ATGCAAGTTAATGTTTTAAGCATTCAAAAAAACAACAACGATGAGTTTAGTAAAATCAATGAAAACTACACTAAACTCATCAAAAAATTTTGTAATTTTAACGACATTTGTATCTTTAACAACAAAATAGCTCTAGCTCAAAATACTAATGCCTTAGAAGCTAAAAAGTCTTATACCAACGCTTTAAATCCATATAAAAAAGGCTTTTGCATAGCATTAGATGAAAAAGGTAAAAATCTCACCAGTATAGAATTTGCAAAGTTATTACAAGATAAAAATGAAATTTCTTTTTTTATTGGCGGTGCTTATGGCTTTGAAAGAGAATTTATCACACAAATGCACACTAGCATAGCCCTTAGTAAAATGACACTAGTGCACAAATTTGCCAAAACCATGCTTTTAGAGCAAATTTATCGTGCCTTTTGTATCAACACAAATCACCCATACCACAAATAG
- the accD gene encoding acetyl-CoA carboxylase, carboxyltransferase subunit beta: MNFLDIFSSIRRKQAAPSEAPNHWVKCNSCHALMYYKEIETCYNVCPKCNFHMRLSPAKRIELLSDEGTFVEMDKDLHAVDPLKFVDSKSYKKRLAENEEKTGRKSAVISGECCIDGIKTQLVVFDFAFMGGSLGSVEGEKILRAIERAIEKKTPVVIVSASGGARMQESTYSLMQMSKTSAALKLLAEAKLPYISVLTDPTMGGVSASFAWLGDIIMAEPGALVGFAGARVIKQTIGADLPEGFQKAEFLLEHGLIDAIVERNEHKKFIADFLRFFSKN; the protein is encoded by the coding sequence ATGAATTTTTTAGATATTTTTTCTAGCATAAGACGCAAGCAAGCTGCTCCAAGTGAGGCTCCAAACCACTGGGTAAAATGCAACTCATGCCATGCGTTGATGTATTATAAAGAGATAGAAACTTGTTATAATGTTTGCCCTAAATGTAATTTTCATATGAGATTAAGTCCCGCTAAACGTATTGAACTGCTAAGCGATGAGGGTACTTTTGTAGAAATGGATAAAGACTTACATGCGGTAGATCCTCTCAAATTTGTTGATAGCAAATCATATAAAAAAAGATTAGCAGAAAATGAAGAAAAAACAGGAAGAAAAAGCGCTGTAATAAGCGGGGAATGTTGCATAGATGGGATAAAAACCCAACTAGTTGTTTTTGACTTTGCTTTTATGGGCGGGAGTTTAGGCTCAGTTGAAGGAGAAAAAATTCTTAGAGCTATTGAAAGAGCTATTGAGAAAAAAACCCCTGTTGTAATTGTTAGCGCAAGTGGTGGCGCTAGAATGCAAGAAAGTACCTACTCTTTAATGCAAATGAGTAAAACAAGTGCCGCATTAAAGCTGCTTGCTGAAGCAAAATTACCTTATATTTCAGTTTTAACCGACCCGACAATGGGTGGGGTTAGTGCATCATTTGCTTGGCTTGGTGATATCATCATGGCTGAACCTGGTGCTTTAGTTGGCTTTGCAGGAGCTAGAGTAATCAAACAAACCATAGGTGCAGATTTACCTGAAGGCTTCCAAAAAGCCGAATTTTTGCTTGAACATGGCTTGATTGATGCCATTGTAGAAAGAAACGAACATAAAAAATTTATCGCAGACTTTTTAAGATTTTTTTCTAAAAATTAA
- the bamA gene encoding outer membrane protein assembly factor BamA, with product MKKWFVFFALSSSLCATTIKDIKFEGLSQLSKESAIAISKLKIGQKIDDANIDMAIKNLFERNYFKDIVVNEKNGILTFKVVEKPSIGKVDIQGIASNDRKQIETLVGLRPGILYDENSVKESAEKIKLFYQAKGFYDTIVEIKSEKLSNSNSLKLTFIVNRGENIIIEKVHLSGAKNLSYSDVEPAIANKQREALGWMWGFNDGKLKIFDLANDSSRISDVYLKEGYLDVSVSPAFLNTYTDTYQADLTYFINEGEVYKVKDIKIFNPIFSDEENDALAKDLKLSIGKIVNIEKLREDIKTIETKTADLGYAFVQVIPDIQKDKENHQATIIFKVIPNEKVYIRNVIISGNTKTVDRVIRRELYLTEENLYNRTDLTDSRNALRRTAYFENVEIKEQRVDDTHIDLVVEVKEASTGAISGGIGYGTSDGILLSASLSDANILGSGMKGSVSIDKGDDTLSGRVSLKNPRVNDSDYSLGGSLYSDRLEWDSYDERNYGFDVSVGKTLGRYTSIDLTYNLEQSDIYHLSDRLIAQGYKLGKSYKSSITPSIVFNNTDDYYLPRSGFIASTSLEYAGLGGDQEFISSVTKFNYYQGLEDFIGWDLIYRYKASFYKVWDQGYLPINEKLYLGGIGTIRGFDRRSVSPKNDWGDETGGTVAFANSVELSFPIFDRIKLRGSVFFDYGAIGQSSLSQIQRWSTGIGFEWLTPLGALNLVFAKPFNTNSKDDLSKFEFMLGARF from the coding sequence ATGAAAAAATGGTTTGTTTTCTTTGCACTTTCAAGTTCTTTATGTGCAACAACAATTAAAGATATCAAATTTGAAGGCTTATCGCAACTTTCCAAAGAAAGCGCTATTGCGATTTCAAAATTAAAAATTGGACAAAAAATTGATGATGCCAATATAGACATGGCGATTAAAAATCTTTTTGAAAGAAATTATTTTAAAGACATCGTTGTCAATGAAAAAAATGGCATTTTAACTTTCAAAGTAGTAGAAAAACCATCTATTGGTAAAGTTGATATTCAAGGTATCGCAAGTAATGATAGAAAACAAATAGAAACTCTTGTTGGATTAAGACCTGGAATTTTATATGATGAAAATTCAGTTAAAGAATCAGCTGAAAAGATTAAATTATTTTATCAAGCCAAAGGTTTTTATGATACCATCGTAGAAATCAAAAGTGAAAAACTCAGCAACTCAAACTCACTTAAGCTAACTTTTATTGTTAATCGCGGAGAAAATATCATCATAGAAAAAGTACATCTAAGTGGTGCTAAAAATCTAAGCTACTCTGATGTAGAACCTGCTATAGCTAATAAGCAAAGAGAGGCTTTGGGTTGGATGTGGGGTTTTAATGATGGCAAGCTTAAAATTTTTGATCTTGCAAATGACAGCTCAAGAATTTCTGATGTATATTTAAAAGAAGGTTATTTAGATGTAAGCGTATCTCCTGCTTTTTTAAACACTTATACCGACACTTATCAAGCTGATTTGACTTATTTTATTAATGAAGGTGAAGTTTATAAAGTAAAAGATATTAAAATTTTTAATCCCATCTTTAGCGATGAAGAAAACGATGCTTTAGCAAAAGATCTTAAACTTAGCATTGGAAAAATTGTCAACATAGAAAAATTAAGAGAAGATATCAAAACCATCGAAACTAAAACTGCGGACTTAGGCTATGCCTTTGTACAAGTCATACCTGATATACAAAAAGACAAAGAAAATCACCAAGCTACCATCATCTTTAAAGTAATACCTAATGAAAAAGTATACATAAGAAATGTTATCATTTCTGGTAACACTAAAACAGTTGATAGGGTAATTCGTAGAGAATTGTATCTCACAGAAGAAAATCTTTACAATAGAACCGACTTAACAGATTCAAGAAATGCCTTAAGAAGAACAGCGTATTTTGAAAATGTCGAAATCAAAGAGCAAAGAGTAGATGATACTCATATTGATTTGGTAGTGGAAGTAAAAGAAGCATCAACTGGAGCTATTTCAGGCGGTATTGGTTATGGCACTAGTGATGGAATTTTGCTTAGCGCTTCTTTATCAGATGCCAATATTTTAGGATCTGGTATGAAAGGAAGTGTAAGTATTGATAAAGGTGATGATACTCTTTCTGGTAGAGTATCTTTAAAAAATCCTAGAGTAAATGATAGCGATTATTCTTTAGGCGGCTCATTATATTCAGATCGTTTAGAATGGGATAGTTATGATGAAAGAAACTATGGTTTTGATGTAAGCGTAGGAAAAACACTAGGTAGATATACTAGCATAGATTTAACTTACAATCTTGAACAAAGTGATATTTATCATCTAAGTGATCGTTTGATTGCGCAAGGTTATAAGCTTGGAAAAAGCTACAAAAGCTCCATTACACCTTCGATTGTATTTAACAATACCGATGATTACTATTTACCAAGATCGGGTTTTATCGCCTCAACCTCACTTGAATATGCAGGTTTAGGCGGAGATCAAGAGTTTATAAGCTCTGTTACCAAATTTAACTATTATCAAGGTTTAGAAGACTTCATAGGTTGGGATTTGATCTATCGCTATAAAGCAAGTTTTTACAAGGTATGGGATCAAGGCTATTTACCAATCAATGAAAAACTATATCTTGGGGGCATAGGCACCATTAGGGGTTTTGATAGAAGAAGTGTTAGCCCTAAAAACGATTGGGGTGATGAGACAGGCGGTACAGTAGCCTTTGCAAACTCCGTAGAACTTAGTTTTCCGATCTTTGATAGAATCAAGCTAAGGGGAAGTGTGTTTTTTGACTATGGTGCAATCGGACAAAGCTCTTTAAGTCAAATTCAAAGATGGAGTACTGGTATTGGTTTTGAATGGCTTACTCCACTAGGTGCTTTAAATTTAGTTTTTGCGAAACCATTTAACACCAACTCAAAAGATGATTTGAGTAAATTTGAATTTATGTTGGGTGCAAGATTTTAA
- a CDS encoding prephenate dehydrogenase: MVVGIVGLGLIGGSLGLSLRDNKLIDQVYGYDINKAFEQIALERQLVDQIVSFDELKKCDVIFLAIPVRAIVKILKDFQDLSKNTTIIELGSTKTEIIKNLPLALKSQFIAAHPMAGTENSGPTAAVKDLYKNAVCVLCDVQNADHIHQKRAIELFSDLGMKLVFMDSKEHDHHASIISHLPHVISFSLANFVMKEENKKNIAHLGGPSFRDMCRIAKSNPQMWSGIFEQNKQNLLNSIDLFQKELQECRKMIEKCDIDELEAWIKSANKLREIL, translated from the coding sequence ATGGTAGTAGGGATAGTTGGGCTTGGTTTAATAGGCGGATCTTTAGGCTTGAGTTTAAGGGATAATAAGCTGATTGATCAAGTCTATGGATATGATATCAATAAAGCTTTTGAGCAAATTGCATTAGAAAGACAATTAGTAGATCAGATTGTCTCATTTGATGAGTTGAAAAAATGCGATGTGATATTTTTAGCAATTCCTGTAAGAGCCATAGTGAAAATTTTAAAAGATTTTCAAGATTTATCTAAAAATACGACAATCATAGAACTTGGAAGCACCAAAACAGAGATTATTAAAAACTTACCTTTGGCTTTAAAAAGTCAATTTATCGCAGCTCACCCTATGGCAGGAACTGAAAATAGCGGACCCACTGCTGCGGTAAAAGATTTATATAAAAATGCAGTTTGCGTTTTGTGTGATGTGCAAAATGCTGATCATATTCATCAAAAAAGAGCTATAGAGCTTTTTTCTGATTTGGGAATGAAGCTTGTATTTATGGACAGCAAAGAACACGATCATCATGCTTCTATTATCTCGCATTTACCTCATGTGATTAGTTTTTCTTTGGCAAATTTTGTTATGAAAGAAGAAAATAAAAAAAATATAGCTCATTTAGGTGGCCCTTCTTTTAGGGATATGTGCAGAATTGCTAAATCAAATCCGCAAATGTGGAGTGGAATTTTTGAACAAAATAAGCAAAATTTGCTAAATTCTATTGATTTGTTTCAAAAAGAACTGCAAGAATGTAGAAAAATGATAGAAAAATGTGATATAGACGAGCTTGAAGCTTGGATTAAAAGCGCTAATAAATTAAGAGAAATTTTATAA
- a CDS encoding M23 family metallopeptidase — MVFARRRSNKKWIFVLFLIILAFLVFVLNTKLFEKNPPVIEVKSDVIYSNLNDPVAIEVSDESALKDIRVTLFKANELNGEVLVNEQVRGGKKNIHFDLKLPKPAFKEKVDFYKLIIEASDSSFWNFFLGNQATKEVKVIIDTKKPVVEILDNSYQIEQGGVGSVVFKASDENLQEVYITTDKNKIFKATPYVKEGYYAALIPWEATDEYFRAYVVAVDKAGNVNKQRIRYYFINKKYRVSKIKVNDRFLDGKIEFLAQQYAPKDRDLSRLEKFKFVNEDLRASNEVIIHDVTSKVPDSMINHFKINLFKPLKNGQKVADYADHRFYSYNDQSFSSSYHMGLDLASVKEAPIISNNDGEVVFMQENGIYGLNIIIYHGFGIYTLYGHCTNSDVNVGDRVKAGDVIGTTGTTGLALGDHVHFGVLVQGVEVRPEQWQDAKWIKENIYNVLESGKKRILSE; from the coding sequence ATGGTTTTTGCACGTAGAAGATCGAATAAAAAATGGATTTTTGTACTATTTTTAATTATTTTAGCCTTTTTAGTGTTTGTTTTAAATACAAAGTTGTTTGAAAAAAATCCTCCTGTGATAGAAGTTAAATCAGATGTTATTTATAGCAACTTAAATGATCCTGTTGCGATAGAAGTAAGCGATGAAAGTGCTTTGAAAGATATAAGAGTAACTTTATTTAAGGCAAATGAGCTAAATGGTGAAGTGCTTGTGAATGAGCAAGTTAGAGGAGGAAAAAAGAATATCCATTTTGATCTAAAACTACCAAAACCCGCTTTCAAAGAAAAAGTAGATTTTTATAAGCTTATTATTGAAGCAAGTGATAGTAGTTTTTGGAATTTTTTCTTAGGTAATCAAGCTACCAAAGAGGTAAAAGTTATTATCGATACCAAAAAACCAGTGGTTGAAATTTTAGACAATTCATATCAGATTGAACAAGGTGGTGTTGGTAGTGTAGTGTTTAAGGCAAGTGATGAGAACTTGCAAGAAGTTTATATCACAACAGATAAAAATAAAATTTTTAAAGCAACTCCTTATGTAAAAGAGGGCTATTATGCGGCTTTGATTCCTTGGGAGGCAACTGATGAATATTTTAGAGCTTATGTTGTGGCAGTAGATAAAGCAGGAAATGTAAACAAACAAAGAATTCGATACTATTTTATCAATAAAAAATACCGTGTTTCTAAGATTAAAGTTAATGATAGATTTTTAGATGGAAAAATAGAATTCTTGGCTCAGCAATATGCTCCAAAAGATAGAGATTTAAGTAGACTTGAGAAATTTAAATTTGTAAATGAAGATCTAAGAGCTTCTAATGAAGTGATTATTCATGATGTTACTAGTAAAGTACCTGATAGTATGATTAATCATTTTAAAATCAATCTTTTCAAACCTTTAAAAAATGGACAAAAAGTAGCTGATTATGCCGATCATAGATTTTATTCTTATAATGATCAATCTTTTAGCAGTTCTTATCATATGGGACTTGACTTAGCTAGTGTTAAAGAAGCTCCTATTATCAGCAATAATGATGGCGAAGTCGTATTCATGCAAGAAAATGGAATTTATGGATTGAATATTATTATCTATCATGGTTTTGGGATTTATACCCTTTATGGACACTGCACTAATTCAGATGTGAATGTGGGTGATAGGGTAAAAGCAGGCGATGTTATAGGCACTACGGGAACGACCGGGTTAGCACTTGGTGATCATGTGCATTTTGGTGTCTTGGTGCAAGGTGTTGAGGTGCGTCCTGAGCAATGGCAGGATGCAAAGTGGATAAAAGAAAACATCTACAATGTATTAGAATCAGGTAAAAAAAGAATTTTAAGCGAATAA